A single region of the Streptomyces sp. NBC_01803 genome encodes:
- a CDS encoding nicotinate-nucleotide--dimethylbenzimidazole phosphoribosyltransferase, translated as MSDGGLNLDDFGDLIERPSARLRRRAEERRARTGLPPKALGRLDELGTWLAAAQARVPVTPIERPRAVLFAGDHGVASLGVSARPAGGASALVRAVLDGASPAAVLARQTGVPVRVVDMALDCPPDELPDEVGRHRVRRGSERLDVADTLTADEAERAFRAGMAVADEEADAGTDLLVLGDVSVGGTTAAGVLIAALCGTDASVVTGRGGVRIDDLTWMRKCAAIRDGLRRARPVLGDQLQLLATVGGADLTAMTGFLLQSAVRRTPVILDGVVSAACALVAQRVAFRAPDWWLAGQASGEPGQAKALDRLAMDPLLDHGVTTGEGTGALLALPLLRAAAALAAELPELPGTTSEPEPAQDTPEPSTAVADAT; from the coding sequence ATGAGTGACGGCGGTCTCAACCTCGACGACTTCGGCGATCTCATCGAGCGCCCGAGCGCCCGGCTCCGGCGCCGGGCCGAGGAGCGGCGGGCGCGAACCGGCTTGCCCCCCAAGGCACTCGGGCGGCTGGACGAGCTGGGCACGTGGCTCGCCGCCGCGCAGGCGCGGGTGCCGGTGACGCCGATCGAACGGCCCCGGGCCGTGCTGTTCGCCGGGGACCACGGCGTCGCCTCGCTCGGTGTCTCGGCCCGCCCGGCGGGCGGCGCGAGCGCCCTGGTGCGGGCGGTGCTGGACGGGGCCAGCCCGGCCGCCGTGCTGGCGCGGCAGACCGGGGTGCCGGTGCGCGTGGTGGACATGGCGCTGGACTGTCCGCCGGACGAGCTGCCCGACGAGGTGGGCCGGCACCGGGTGCGCCGGGGGTCGGAACGGCTGGACGTGGCGGACACGCTCACGGCCGACGAGGCGGAGCGGGCGTTCCGGGCGGGCATGGCCGTCGCGGACGAGGAGGCCGACGCCGGGACCGATCTGCTGGTCCTCGGCGACGTCTCGGTGGGCGGCACCACGGCGGCCGGGGTGCTGATCGCGGCGCTGTGCGGCACCGACGCCTCCGTCGTCACCGGGCGCGGCGGGGTCCGCATCGACGACCTGACGTGGATGCGCAAGTGCGCGGCGATCCGGGACGGACTGCGCCGGGCCCGACCCGTGCTGGGCGACCAGCTCCAGCTGCTCGCCACCGTCGGCGGCGCGGACCTGACCGCGATGACCGGCTTCCTGCTCCAGTCGGCGGTGCGCCGCACGCCGGTCATCCTCGACGGCGTCGTCTCGGCGGCCTGCGCCCTGGTGGCCCAGCGGGTCGCGTTCCGCGCGCCGGACTGGTGGCTGGCGGGCCAGGCCAGCGGCGAGCCGGGCCAGGCCAAGGCGCTGGACCGGCTGGCGATGGACCCGCTGCTCGACCACGGCGTGACGACGGGCGAGGGAACGGGCGCCCTGCTGGCCCTCCCCCTCCTGCGCGCCGCCGCCGCCCTGGCGGCGGAGCTGCCCGAGCTCCCCGGGACCACCTCCGAGCCGGAGCCGGCCCAGGACACCCCCGAGCCGTCCACGGCGGTCGCGGACGCGACCTGA
- a CDS encoding bifunctional adenosylcobinamide kinase/adenosylcobinamide-phosphate guanylyltransferase, whose translation MYVTLLGTGAPAGLPRPGCPCAACARSLGGHVRTATAVLVDGALLLDLTPGAALSAARAGESLQGVRQVLLSHPHDGPALEVPSELPAPIRLPDGRELTLLSGHRVRAVPMDAPGTGYAVTGPDGGRVLYLPPGAAPAGPADGPPYDLCLLDVAGRPDALARLRASGAVGLTTDVVAVHLDHDMPPGAELRRTLAAAGARAEGDGARLTVGDFRRVPDLPRRTLVLGGARSGKSAEAERRLAAFPGVVYVATGGRRADDPEWTARIAAHRERRPPGWSTVETCDLVPLLAEEDGPPLLIDCLALWLTDAMDAVGAWADERWRRGGAGALAGRTAALTDAVRATRRRVVLVSNEVGSGVVPATPAGRRFRDELGRLNAAVAAECEQVLLAVAGTVLPLRQ comes from the coding sequence GTGTACGTCACTCTGCTCGGCACCGGCGCCCCGGCCGGCCTCCCCCGACCCGGCTGTCCCTGCGCCGCGTGCGCCCGCTCGCTCGGCGGCCACGTCCGCACGGCGACCGCCGTGCTGGTCGACGGCGCGCTGCTGCTCGACCTGACCCCCGGCGCCGCGCTGTCGGCGGCCCGCGCCGGGGAGTCGCTGCAGGGCGTGCGGCAGGTGCTGCTCAGCCATCCGCACGACGGGCCCGCGCTCGAAGTCCCCTCCGAGCTGCCCGCGCCGATCCGGCTGCCCGACGGCCGGGAGCTGACCCTGCTCAGCGGCCACCGGGTGCGGGCGGTGCCGATGGACGCGCCCGGCACCGGCTACGCCGTCACCGGGCCCGACGGCGGGCGCGTGCTGTATCTGCCGCCGGGCGCGGCCCCAGCCGGGCCCGCCGACGGGCCGCCGTACGACCTGTGTCTGCTGGACGTCGCCGGCCGGCCCGACGCGCTGGCGCGGCTGCGCGCCTCCGGCGCGGTCGGCCTGACCACGGACGTGGTCGCCGTCCACCTCGACCACGACATGCCGCCGGGCGCCGAGCTGCGGCGCACGCTCGCGGCGGCGGGCGCGCGGGCCGAGGGGGACGGCGCGCGGCTGACGGTGGGCGACTTCCGGCGCGTTCCCGACCTGCCCCGCCGGACCCTGGTGCTGGGCGGCGCCCGCTCGGGGAAGTCGGCCGAGGCGGAACGGCGGCTGGCCGCGTTCCCCGGCGTCGTCTACGTGGCCACGGGCGGCCGGCGCGCGGACGACCCGGAGTGGACCGCCCGGATCGCGGCCCACCGCGAGCGGCGCCCGCCGGGCTGGTCCACGGTCGAGACGTGCGACCTGGTACCGCTGCTGGCCGAGGAGGACGGGCCGCCGCTGCTGATCGACTGTCTCGCGCTGTGGCTGACCGACGCGATGGACGCGGTCGGCGCCTGGGCCGACGAGCGGTGGCGGCGCGGCGGCGCCGGGGCGCTGGCCGGCCGGACCGCCGCGCTGACCGACGCGGTGCGCGCGACGCGCCGCAGGGTCGTCCTGGTGAGCAACGAGGTGGGCTCGGGCGTCGTCCCGGCGACGCCGGCCGGCCGCCGGTTCCGCGACGAACTCGGCCGCCTGAACGCGGCGGTGGCCGCCGAGTGCGAACAGGTCCTGCTGGCGGTGGCCGGGACCGTTCTGCCGTTGCGCCAGTAG
- a CDS encoding S1C family serine protease, protein MALTTPAPAVLCAMALLAGGSGCTSGSPAAEEGTRAPAPTVSDDLQETYEEVVNDVLPSVVQITTEDGLGSGVVYDEDGHIVTNAHVVGAGEEFDVLLATGREPARAELVASYPEQDLAVIELTDVPDQLRPATFGDSAKVEVGQMVLAMGNPLGLSSSVTQGIVSAVGRAVSEGEGEATLGNMVQTSADINPGNSGGALVNLSGHVIGIPTLAARDPGLSGGQAPGIGFAIPASTVTFLADQMIEHGRVVDSGRAALGVSVRTVLGDGFEPAGAAIVEATDGGPADSAGLRPGDVVVEVGAEEVTDVVSLAEALATHRPGRRVEVVYERNEDRRTAEVTLGEA, encoded by the coding sequence ATGGCCCTCACCACACCAGCTCCGGCCGTGCTGTGCGCGATGGCGCTGCTCGCCGGGGGCTCGGGATGCACCTCGGGCTCCCCCGCCGCCGAGGAGGGCACCCGGGCGCCGGCGCCCACGGTGTCCGACGACCTCCAGGAGACCTACGAGGAGGTGGTCAACGACGTGCTGCCGTCCGTCGTCCAGATCACCACCGAGGACGGCCTCGGCTCCGGCGTCGTCTACGACGAGGACGGGCACATCGTCACCAACGCCCATGTCGTCGGCGCGGGCGAGGAGTTCGACGTGCTGCTCGCCACCGGGCGGGAGCCGGCGCGGGCGGAGCTGGTGGCGTCCTATCCGGAGCAGGACCTCGCCGTCATCGAGCTGACCGACGTGCCGGACCAGCTGCGGCCGGCCACGTTCGGGGACTCCGCCAAGGTCGAGGTCGGCCAGATGGTGCTGGCCATGGGCAACCCCCTGGGCCTGTCCTCCAGCGTCACCCAGGGCATCGTCTCCGCGGTGGGCCGGGCGGTCAGCGAGGGCGAGGGGGAGGCGACGCTGGGCAACATGGTGCAGACCTCGGCCGACATCAACCCCGGCAACAGCGGCGGCGCGCTGGTGAACCTGTCCGGCCACGTCATCGGCATTCCCACGCTGGCCGCCCGCGATCCGGGCCTCAGCGGCGGCCAGGCCCCCGGCATCGGCTTCGCGATCCCCGCCTCGACCGTGACGTTCCTCGCGGACCAGATGATCGAGCACGGCCGGGTCGTGGACTCCGGGCGCGCCGCCCTCGGCGTCTCCGTGCGCACCGTCCTCGGCGACGGCTTCGAGCCCGCCGGGGCGGCGATCGTGGAGGCGACGGACGGCGGCCCGGCCGACAGCGCGGGGCTGCGGCCGGGCGACGTCGTGGTGGAGGTCGGCGCGGAGGAGGTCACCGACGTCGTCTCGCTCGCCGAGGCGCTGGCCACGCACCGTCCCGGCCGGCGGGTCGAGGTGGTGTACGAGCGGAACGAGGACCGGCGGACGGCGGAAGTCACCCTCGGGGAGGCGTGA
- a CDS encoding DUF3043 domain-containing protein: protein MFRSRSKEAPEKNPESEADQPLGRDPQAPKGRPTPKRSEAEAQRRSAVKPATNRKDAARRAREARRAQLTKQREALLSGDERHLPVRDRGPVRRFARDFVDTRWHVAEFFLPTAVLILILSMLPSLQARNIALLLWLVVILAIVVDSVLMTRRLKKQLRTRFPNESLRGATAYALMRTMQMRRMRLPRPTIKRGDAPR, encoded by the coding sequence GTGTTCCGAAGCCGTTCGAAAGAAGCCCCCGAGAAGAATCCCGAGTCCGAGGCTGACCAGCCGCTGGGCCGGGATCCCCAGGCGCCCAAGGGCCGCCCCACGCCGAAGCGCAGCGAGGCCGAGGCGCAGCGGCGCTCGGCCGTCAAGCCCGCGACCAACCGGAAGGACGCGGCCCGCCGCGCCCGCGAGGCCCGGCGGGCGCAGCTGACCAAGCAGCGCGAGGCGCTGCTGTCCGGCGACGAGCGGCACCTCCCGGTCCGTGACCGCGGCCCGGTCCGGCGCTTCGCGCGGGACTTCGTGGACACCAGGTGGCACGTGGCGGAGTTCTTCCTGCCGACGGCGGTGCTCATCCTGATCCTGAGCATGTTGCCGTCCCTCCAGGCGCGGAACATCGCGCTGCTGCTGTGGCTCGTGGTCATCCTGGCGATCGTGGTCGACTCGGTGCTGATGACCCGCCGCCTCAAGAAGCAGCTCCGCACCCGCTTCCCGAACGAGAGCCTGCGCGGCGCCACGGCCTACGCCCTGATGCGCACGATGCAGATGCGCCGGATGCGCCTGCCCCGCCCCACCATCAAACGCGGCGACGCCCCCCGCTGA
- a CDS encoding PspA/IM30 family protein, with protein sequence MSGVMKRMGMIFRAKANKALDRAEDPRETLDYSYQKQLELLQKVRRGVADVATSRKRLELQLNQLNVQSAKLEDQGKKALALGREDLAREALTRRAGLAQQITDLQQQHETLQTEETKLTLAAQRLQAKVDAFRTRKETIKATYTAAQAQTRIGEAFSGISEEMGDVGMAIQRAEDKTAQLQARAGAIDELLASGALDDPTGTSKDDLTAELDRIAGNADVEFELERMKAELAGGPSAGRQALEGGGGPAEAGERREQRQESPKFDKQ encoded by the coding sequence ATGAGCGGTGTCATGAAGCGGATGGGAATGATCTTCCGCGCTAAGGCGAACAAAGCCCTGGACCGGGCCGAGGATCCCCGGGAGACGCTGGACTACTCCTATCAGAAGCAGCTGGAGCTGCTCCAGAAGGTGCGGCGCGGTGTCGCCGACGTGGCCACCTCGCGCAAGCGGCTGGAGCTCCAGCTCAACCAGCTCAACGTCCAGTCCGCCAAGCTGGAGGACCAGGGCAAGAAGGCCCTCGCCCTCGGCCGCGAGGACCTGGCCCGCGAGGCGCTGACCCGGCGGGCCGGCCTCGCGCAGCAGATCACCGACCTCCAGCAGCAGCACGAGACCCTCCAGACGGAGGAGACCAAGCTCACTCTGGCGGCGCAGCGGCTCCAGGCGAAGGTGGACGCGTTCCGCACCCGCAAGGAGACGATCAAGGCCACCTACACCGCCGCCCAGGCGCAGACCCGGATCGGGGAGGCGTTCTCCGGCATCTCCGAGGAGATGGGCGATGTCGGCATGGCCATCCAGCGCGCGGAGGACAAGACCGCGCAGCTCCAGGCCCGCGCCGGCGCCATCGACGAGCTGCTCGCCTCGGGCGCCCTGGACGACCCGACCGGCACGTCCAAGGACGACCTGACCGCCGAGCTGGACCGCATCGCGGGCAACGCGGACGTAGAGTTCGAGCTGGAGCGGATGAAGGCCGAGCTGGCCGGCGGCCCCTCCGCCGGGCGGCAGGCGCTGGAGGGTGGCGGCGGTCCCGCCGAGGCGGGCGAGCGGCGGGAGCAGCGGCAGGAGTCCCCCAAGTTCGACAAGCAGTGA
- the pspAA gene encoding PspA-associated protein PspAA: protein MIVRIMGEGQVRLDDSHFPALNQLDDELMTELQSGDSEGFHRTLAALLEAVRAMGTPLPDDSLEPSELILPSPEASIAEVRVMLTEDGLIPD from the coding sequence ATGATCGTGCGGATCATGGGGGAGGGGCAGGTCAGGCTGGACGACAGCCACTTCCCCGCGCTGAACCAGCTGGACGACGAGCTCATGACCGAGCTGCAGTCGGGCGACAGCGAAGGATTCCATCGCACCCTCGCCGCCCTGCTCGAAGCGGTCCGCGCGATGGGCACGCCGCTGCCCGACGATTCGCTGGAGCCCTCGGAGCTGATCCTCCCCTCCCCCGAGGCGTCCATCGCCGAGGTGCGCGTCATGCTCACCGAAGACGGACTCATCCCGGACTGA
- a CDS encoding sensor histidine kinase, giving the protein MTHPQVVPARQWLRAHPLALDALVSLAVLGFALCVSVTESRQPDGGSGFGERHLAGHTLALYGLAAAALTLRRRFPRKVLVTVGAVAMLELFLGTGSYTAAERHSSIVIFVVVALFTVALATDRATTLRLGLITTAVFTPAAMLMGVQPWYDPENLGVFAWTALASAMGEAVRTRRAMVDAIRERAERAERTREEEARRRVAEERMRIARELHDVVAHHIALVNVQAGVASHVMSTRPDQAMEALGHIRHASRRALAELQTTVGLLRHQDEPIAPTEPVRGLGVLDELVEGFAQAGMAVTVDAPAAAAPLPSAVDLAAYRVVQEALTNVHKHAGPEATARVRIVRSGGAADAALDITVDDDGPCPAGETVGAGAEGDGDGDGGEERRHGGSGHGLTGMRERATALSGTCEVGPKDGGGFRVRVSLPLQSPTRPPEPGVEPARRAARHGGGWCA; this is encoded by the coding sequence GTGACTCATCCGCAGGTCGTCCCCGCCCGGCAGTGGCTCCGGGCCCACCCGCTCGCGCTCGACGCGCTGGTCTCGCTCGCCGTGCTCGGCTTCGCGCTCTGCGTCTCCGTGACCGAGTCCCGCCAGCCGGACGGCGGCTCCGGCTTCGGCGAACGGCACCTGGCCGGGCACACCCTGGCGCTGTACGGGCTGGCCGCCGCCGCGCTGACGCTGCGCCGCCGGTTCCCCCGGAAGGTCCTGGTGACCGTCGGGGCGGTGGCGATGCTGGAGCTCTTCCTCGGCACCGGTTCCTACACCGCCGCCGAGCGGCACTCCTCGATCGTGATCTTCGTGGTCGTGGCGCTGTTCACCGTCGCCCTGGCCACCGACCGCGCGACGACGCTGCGGCTGGGCCTGATCACCACCGCCGTGTTCACGCCGGCGGCGATGCTGATGGGCGTCCAGCCCTGGTACGACCCGGAGAACCTGGGCGTCTTCGCCTGGACCGCGCTGGCCTCCGCGATGGGCGAGGCGGTGCGCACCCGCCGGGCCATGGTGGACGCCATCCGTGAGCGGGCCGAGCGGGCCGAGCGCACCCGCGAGGAGGAGGCCCGCCGCCGGGTCGCCGAGGAGCGGATGCGGATCGCCCGGGAGCTGCACGACGTCGTGGCCCACCACATCGCGCTGGTCAACGTCCAGGCCGGCGTCGCCTCCCACGTCATGAGCACCCGCCCCGACCAGGCGATGGAGGCGCTCGGCCACATCCGCCACGCCAGCCGCCGGGCCCTGGCCGAGCTCCAGACGACGGTCGGGCTGCTGCGCCACCAGGACGAGCCGATCGCGCCCACCGAGCCGGTCCGTGGCCTGGGGGTGCTGGACGAGCTCGTCGAGGGCTTCGCGCAGGCGGGCATGGCGGTGACCGTGGACGCCCCGGCCGCCGCCGCCCCGCTGCCCTCCGCCGTCGACCTGGCCGCCTACCGGGTGGTGCAGGAGGCGCTGACCAACGTGCACAAGCACGCCGGCCCCGAGGCGACCGCCCGCGTCCGCATCGTCCGCTCGGGCGGTGCCGCCGACGCCGCGCTGGACATCACCGTGGACGACGACGGCCCGTGCCCGGCGGGCGAGACCGTCGGTGCCGGTGCCGAAGGGGACGGCGACGGCGACGGCGGGGAGGAACGGCGGCACGGCGGCAGCGGTCACGGACTGACCGGGATGCGGGAGCGGGCGACCGCGCTCAGCGGCACCTGCGAGGTGGGTCCGAAGGACGGTGGCGGATTCCGGGTGCGGGTCAGCCTGCCCCTCCAGTCCCCGACGCGCCCGCCCGAGCCCGGAGTGGAGCCGGCCCGGCGCGCGGCCCGGCACGGCGGCGGGTGGTGCGCGTGA
- a CDS encoding response regulator transcription factor: MRVIRVVLVDDQALLRSAFRVLVESDPGMTVTGEASDGDEALKVIRDQGADVVLMDIRMPGLDGLAATRAIGADPAFDGVRVVILTTFESDDYVVEALRAGASGFLGKGAEPAELLNAIRLAAVGEALLSPSATRGLIARFLAQKDHDRVAPDSSALDVLTVREREVLVEVASGLSNDEIARRLSVSPLTVKTHINRLLTKLSARDRAQLVVTAYETGLVRPRST, translated from the coding sequence GTGCGCGTGATCCGGGTGGTGCTGGTGGACGACCAGGCACTGCTGCGCAGCGCCTTCCGGGTGCTGGTCGAGTCCGACCCCGGCATGACCGTCACCGGCGAGGCGTCGGACGGCGACGAGGCACTGAAGGTGATCCGCGACCAGGGCGCGGACGTGGTGCTGATGGACATCCGGATGCCGGGTCTGGACGGCCTGGCCGCGACCCGGGCCATCGGCGCGGACCCGGCCTTTGACGGGGTGCGGGTGGTCATCCTCACCACCTTCGAGTCCGACGACTATGTGGTGGAGGCGCTGCGCGCCGGCGCCTCCGGCTTCCTCGGCAAGGGCGCCGAGCCCGCCGAGCTGCTCAACGCGATCCGGCTGGCGGCCGTCGGCGAGGCGCTGCTGTCGCCGTCGGCGACGCGCGGGCTGATCGCGCGCTTCCTGGCCCAGAAGGACCACGACCGCGTCGCGCCGGACTCCTCGGCGCTGGACGTGCTCACCGTCCGCGAGCGCGAGGTGCTGGTCGAGGTGGCGAGCGGGCTGTCCAACGACGAGATCGCCCGGCGCCTGTCCGTCAGCCCGCTGACGGTCAAGACGCACATCAACCGGCTGCTGACCAAGCTTTCCGCCCGCGACCGCGCCCAGCTCGTCGTCACGGCGTACGAGACGGGCCTGGTCCGCCCGCGCTCCACCTGA
- a CDS encoding GNAT family N-acetyltransferase, with protein MILRRVRDSRADAEAVRSVTAAAFGDGEWNERRTVRFLRRVRHLAETDPAGCWLAEDDAGRPVGAALASLREGLWGLSLLVVAPEAQGKGVGKELMRRAAAYGRGTLRGIICARPHSGAARVYRGAGFSLHPSMRLSGTVDATRLTVPDGPAIEGGPAQRDLMDSVDRRLRGAAHGPDHGELLRHCRVVVADDLAGSGYCYLTEDGNVELLAATSRRIAVRLLTSALLSLPPGSPATVRHLTAEQEWAVDVGFAAGLELSADGYLCLRGMRPPAPYLPSVHFL; from the coding sequence ATGATCCTGCGCCGGGTACGAGACAGCCGAGCGGACGCCGAGGCCGTGCGTTCCGTGACCGCCGCCGCGTTCGGGGACGGCGAGTGGAACGAACGGCGGACCGTCCGCTTCCTGCGCAGAGTCCGGCACCTGGCCGAGACCGACCCGGCCGGCTGCTGGCTCGCCGAGGACGACGCGGGCCGCCCGGTCGGGGCGGCCCTGGCGTCCCTGCGCGAGGGCCTGTGGGGGCTGTCGCTGCTCGTGGTGGCGCCCGAGGCGCAGGGCAAGGGCGTGGGCAAGGAGCTGATGCGCCGAGCGGCGGCGTACGGCCGGGGCACCCTGCGCGGCATCATCTGCGCCCGGCCGCACTCCGGCGCCGCCCGCGTCTACCGGGGCGCCGGGTTTAGCCTGCACCCGTCGATGCGGCTGTCGGGGACGGTGGACGCCACCCGGCTCACCGTCCCCGACGGCCCGGCGATCGAGGGCGGGCCCGCGCAGCGCGATCTGATGGACTCCGTGGACCGGCGACTGCGCGGCGCCGCCCACGGGCCCGACCACGGCGAGCTGCTGCGGCACTGCCGGGTGGTCGTGGCCGACGACCTGGCCGGCAGCGGGTACTGCTATCTGACCGAGGACGGCAACGTCGAGCTGCTCGCGGCCACCTCGCGCCGGATCGCGGTACGGCTGCTGACCTCGGCCCTGCTCAGCCTGCCGCCCGGCTCCCCGGCGACCGTCCGGCACCTGACGGCCGAACAGGAGTGGGCGGTGGACGTCGGCTTCGCGGCCGGCCTGGAGCTGTCCGCCGACGGCTACCTGTGCCTGCGCGGCATGCGCCCGCCGGCGCCGTACCTGCCGTCGGTCCACTTCTTGTGA
- the nadA gene encoding quinolinate synthase NadA has translation MGAVNTAQTLDVEPTPLALLLLGRAADPASERGVDCPGDLPAASDPDLVERARAAKARLGDRLFVLGHHYQRDEVIQFADVTGDSFKLARDAAARPQAEYIVFCGVHFMAESADILTSDAQAVVLPDLAAGCSMADMASAEQVAEAWDVLTDAGVADVTVPVTYMNSSADIKAFTGRNGGTVCTSSNATRALEWAFAQAGDGDGLGGGNGKVLFLPDQHLGRNTAVRELGLSLDDCVVYNPHKPGGGLTADQLRRARMILWRGHCSVHGRFSLDSVNEVRARVPGVNVLVHPECRHEVVAAADHVGSTEHIITTLDAAPAGSKWAVGTELNLVRRLANRYAPEDKEIVFLDRTVCFCSTMNRIDLPHLVWALESLADGKIVNRITVDPETEHYAKLALDRMLALP, from the coding sequence GTGGGAGCCGTGAACACCGCCCAGACCCTTGACGTCGAGCCGACCCCGCTCGCCCTCCTCCTGCTGGGCCGGGCCGCCGACCCGGCCAGCGAGCGCGGGGTGGACTGTCCCGGCGATCTGCCGGCGGCCTCCGACCCCGACCTGGTGGAACGGGCCCGCGCGGCCAAGGCCAGGCTCGGCGACCGGCTGTTCGTGCTCGGCCACCACTATCAGCGCGACGAGGTCATCCAGTTCGCGGACGTGACCGGGGACTCCTTCAAGCTGGCCCGCGACGCCGCCGCCCGCCCGCAGGCCGAGTACATCGTCTTCTGCGGCGTCCACTTCATGGCCGAATCCGCCGACATCCTCACCTCCGACGCGCAGGCGGTCGTCCTCCCCGACCTGGCCGCCGGCTGCTCGATGGCCGACATGGCCAGCGCCGAGCAGGTCGCCGAGGCGTGGGACGTGCTGACCGACGCGGGTGTGGCCGATGTCACCGTGCCCGTCACCTATATGAACTCCTCGGCCGACATCAAGGCGTTCACCGGCCGCAACGGCGGCACCGTCTGCACCTCCTCGAACGCCACCCGCGCCCTGGAGTGGGCCTTCGCCCAGGCCGGCGACGGCGACGGCCTGGGCGGCGGCAACGGGAAGGTCCTCTTCCTCCCCGACCAGCACCTCGGCCGCAACACCGCCGTGCGGGAGCTGGGCCTGTCACTGGACGACTGCGTCGTCTACAACCCGCACAAGCCGGGCGGCGGGCTGACCGCCGACCAGCTTCGCCGGGCCCGGATGATCCTGTGGCGCGGCCACTGCTCGGTGCACGGCCGCTTCTCGCTCGACTCGGTCAACGAGGTCCGCGCCCGCGTCCCCGGCGTCAATGTGCTGGTGCACCCCGAGTGCCGCCACGAGGTCGTCGCGGCGGCCGACCACGTCGGCTCCACCGAACACATCATCACGACCCTGGACGCCGCCCCGGCCGGCTCCAAGTGGGCCGTGGGCACCGAGCTGAACCTGGTCCGGCGGCTGGCGAATCGTTATGCCCCCGAGGACAAGGAGATCGTCTTCCTCGACCGGACGGTGTGCTTCTGCTCCACGATGAACCGCATCGACCTGCCGCACCTGGTGTGGGCCCTGGAGTCGCTGGCCGACGGGAAGATCGTGAACCGGATCACCGTCGACCCCGAGACGGAGCACTACGCCAAGCTCGCTCTCGACCGGATGCTCGCGTTGCCGTAG
- a CDS encoding HesB/IscA family protein: protein MSVTEETVVSGGIIVSDTAVAKVRSLLEQEGRDDLALRVAVQPGGCSGLRYQLFFDERSLDGDVVKDYDGVKVVTDRMSAPYLGGASIDFVDTIEKQGFTIDNPNATGSCACGDSFS, encoded by the coding sequence ATGTCCGTAACGGAAGAGACCGTTGTCAGCGGCGGCATCATCGTTTCCGACACGGCCGTGGCGAAGGTCAGGAGCCTGCTGGAGCAGGAAGGGCGTGACGACCTCGCGCTCCGCGTCGCGGTCCAGCCCGGCGGATGCTCCGGTCTGCGCTACCAGCTCTTCTTCGACGAGCGCTCGCTCGACGGCGACGTGGTCAAGGACTACGACGGCGTGAAGGTCGTCACGGACCGGATGAGCGCCCCCTACCTCGGCGGTGCGTCGATCGACTTCGTCGACACCATCGAGAAGCAGGGCTTCACCATCGACAACCCGAACGCCACGGGCTCCTGCGCCTGCGGCGACTCCTTCAGCTGA
- a CDS encoding carbohydrate kinase family protein: MRIAVSGSIAHDHLMTFPGRFADQLVGDQLHTVSLSFLVDSLEVRRGGVGANICYGMGQLGAAPILVGSAGADFDEYRAWLDRHGVDTASVRISEILHTARFVCTTDADHNQIGSFYTGAMSEARLIELQAVADRVGGLDLVHIGADDPEAMLRHTEECRTRGIPFAADFSQQLARMDGEEIRTLTEGAAYLFHNAYERALVESKTGWGAEEVLGKVGTRVTTLGARGVRIERTGEEPIEVGCPEEETKADPTGVGDAFRAGFLSGLAWGASLERSAQVGCMVATLVIETVGTQEYTLRRGPFLERFAKAYGTDAADEVRPHLS; this comes from the coding sequence GTGCGTATCGCCGTCTCAGGCTCCATCGCCCATGACCATCTGATGACCTTCCCCGGCCGGTTCGCCGACCAGCTGGTCGGTGACCAGCTCCACACGGTCTCGCTCTCCTTCCTGGTCGACTCCCTCGAAGTACGCCGGGGCGGTGTCGGCGCCAACATCTGCTACGGCATGGGCCAGTTGGGCGCGGCCCCGATCCTCGTCGGCTCGGCCGGCGCGGACTTCGACGAGTACCGGGCCTGGCTCGACCGGCACGGCGTGGACACCGCCTCGGTCCGCATCTCCGAAATACTGCACACCGCGCGCTTCGTGTGCACCACCGACGCCGACCACAACCAGATCGGCTCCTTCTACACGGGCGCGATGAGCGAGGCCCGGCTGATCGAGCTCCAGGCCGTCGCGGACCGGGTGGGCGGCCTGGACCTGGTGCACATCGGCGCCGACGACCCCGAGGCGATGCTGCGTCACACCGAGGAGTGCCGTACCCGGGGCATCCCGTTCGCCGCCGACTTCTCCCAGCAACTCGCCCGCATGGACGGCGAGGAGATCCGGACCCTGACCGAGGGCGCGGCGTACCTCTTCCACAACGCGTACGAGAGGGCCCTCGTCGAGAGCAAGACCGGCTGGGGGGCCGAGGAGGTGCTCGGCAAGGTCGGCACCCGCGTCACCACGCTCGGCGCGCGCGGCGTGCGGATCGAGCGGACCGGCGAGGAGCCGATCGAGGTCGGCTGCCCGGAGGAGGAGACGAAGGCCGACCCGACCGGCGTCGGCGACGCCTTCCGCGCGGGCTTCCTCTCCGGCCTGGCCTGGGGCGCCTCCCTGGAACGCAGCGCGCAGGTCGGCTGCATGGTCGCCACCCTGGTGATCGAGACGGTCGGCACCCAGGAGTACACGCTGCGCCGGGGGCCCTTCCTGGAACGCTTCGCCAAGGCATACGGCACGGACGCGGCGGACGAGGTCCGCCCCCACCTGAGCTGA